Proteins co-encoded in one Kutzneria chonburiensis genomic window:
- a CDS encoding AraC family transcriptional regulator, whose amino-acid sequence MPQKPDIFAVPPADALSDLLQAVHLHGGEIVRTAAGHPHRDHHPVGSRMLHLVEHGSLRLEFRSSPAVRLGPGDMALLARGDAHVVRTSDAGWFTGHFHVDRVVADPLLAVLPAAIVVRGDSGDVSWLSLGRQLMLSELTDPQPGSRVMVARLLDLLFIRALRLWAASATGAHPGWLTAAMDPVIGPVLSAIHRDPARDWSVPHLAALASLSRSAFASRFTALVGQPPAAYVARQRLDRAAHLLSSTPEPIGRIATLVGYTSEAAFSRAFSRVYGISPRIWRKAPSP is encoded by the coding sequence ATGCCTCAGAAGCCGGACATCTTTGCCGTTCCTCCAGCCGATGCGCTGTCGGACCTGCTCCAGGCCGTCCACCTGCACGGCGGGGAGATCGTCCGCACCGCCGCCGGCCACCCCCACCGGGACCACCATCCCGTCGGTTCCCGCATGCTGCACCTGGTCGAGCACGGCTCCCTCCGACTCGAATTCCGGTCCTCCCCCGCCGTCCGGCTCGGCCCCGGCGACATGGCCCTGCTCGCCCGTGGCGACGCCCATGTCGTTCGGACCTCCGACGCCGGCTGGTTCACCGGCCACTTCCACGTCGACCGCGTCGTCGCCGATCCCTTGCTCGCCGTGCTCCCCGCCGCCATCGTCGTCCGCGGCGACTCCGGGGATGTGTCCTGGCTGTCGCTGGGCCGTCAGCTCATGCTCTCCGAGCTCACCGACCCCCAGCCCGGCTCCCGCGTCATGGTCGCCCGCCTACTCGACCTGCTCTTCATCCGCGCCCTACGCCTGTGGGCCGCTTCCGCCACCGGGGCTCATCCCGGTTGGCTCACCGCCGCCATGGACCCCGTCATCGGCCCCGTGCTCTCCGCTATCCACCGCGACCCCGCCCGTGACTGGTCCGTCCCCCACCTCGCCGCGTTGGCTTCCCTCTCCCGCTCCGCCTTCGCCAGCCGGTTCACCGCGCTCGTCGGCCAGCCACCGGCCGCCTACGTAGCCCGCCAACGCCTCGACCGCGCCGCCCACCTGCTCAGCTCCACCCCCGAGCCCATCGGCCGCATCGCCACCTTGGTCGGCTACACCTCCGAGGCCGCGTTCAGTCGAGCCTTCAGCCGCGTCTACGGAATATCCCCGCGTATCTGGCGGAAAGCACCTTCGCCCTGA
- a CDS encoding alpha/beta hydrolase produces MSRPAILMVHGFWGGAAHWAKVIPQLRRRGYDTLHAVENPLTSLADDAARTQQMIKQIDGPVLLVGHSYGGAVITEAGDLPNVVGLVYVAAFAPDKGESLAAIGEVAPAPGGANIAPDSDGYLWIRQDKFHESFCQDLPEEEALVMAVTQKAPQGAAYVAPAGEPAWRNKPTWYQVSTQDRMIAPDNQRRMAARMNARKVIELDAAHASLASQPLPIVDLIDEAVRDLG; encoded by the coding sequence ATGTCCAGGCCGGCGATCTTGATGGTGCACGGTTTCTGGGGCGGGGCGGCGCACTGGGCGAAGGTGATCCCGCAGCTGCGCCGCCGCGGCTACGACACCCTGCACGCGGTGGAGAACCCGCTGACCTCGCTGGCCGACGACGCGGCCCGCACCCAGCAGATGATCAAGCAGATCGACGGGCCCGTCCTGCTGGTCGGCCACTCCTACGGCGGCGCGGTGATCACGGAGGCGGGCGACCTGCCGAACGTGGTCGGCCTGGTCTACGTGGCGGCTTTCGCGCCGGACAAGGGGGAGAGCCTGGCCGCGATCGGCGAGGTGGCGCCGGCCCCGGGCGGCGCGAACATCGCGCCGGACTCGGACGGCTATCTCTGGATCCGGCAGGACAAGTTCCACGAGAGCTTCTGCCAGGACCTGCCCGAGGAGGAGGCGCTGGTCATGGCGGTCACCCAGAAGGCGCCGCAAGGCGCGGCCTACGTGGCCCCGGCGGGCGAGCCGGCCTGGCGCAACAAGCCGACGTGGTACCAGGTGTCCACTCAGGACCGAATGATCGCCCCGGACAACCAGCGCCGGATGGCGGCACGGATGAACGCGCGCAAGGTGATCGAGCTGGACGCGGCACACGCCTCGCTGGCCTCGCAGCCGCTGCCGATCGTGGATCTGATCGACGAGGCGGTCCGTGACCTGGGCTGA
- a CDS encoding sigma-70 family RNA polymerase sigma factor, translating to MTFDLDAHRRELLAHCYRMTGSVTDAEDLVQETMLRAWRARDDFDPGRASLRTWLYRIATNVCLTALERRVRRPLPSGLAGATFDPDTTLVRSPEVPWLQPIPDAMITDPASIVASRGSVRLALVAALQHLSARQRAVLLLRDVLAWPAAEVASLLGTSVAAVNSLLQRARTQVADVSEDTIAETPEQRGVLDRFAAAFENSDAALLSRLLAEEVTLEMPPHSTWFAGHHAVSTFLGRVVRTGSWRLLPTRANGQPAFASYLDGHEHGITVISLTEARIDRVVAFQDPDLFRRFDFGPH from the coding sequence GTGACGTTCGACCTTGATGCGCATCGGCGGGAGCTGCTGGCGCACTGCTACCGCATGACCGGCTCGGTCACCGACGCCGAGGACCTGGTCCAGGAGACGATGCTGCGGGCATGGCGGGCCCGTGACGACTTCGACCCCGGACGGGCGTCGCTGCGGACCTGGCTGTACCGGATCGCCACCAACGTGTGCCTGACGGCCCTCGAACGCCGCGTGCGACGACCCCTGCCGTCCGGGCTCGCCGGCGCCACGTTCGACCCCGACACCACGCTGGTGCGCAGCCCGGAAGTGCCGTGGCTGCAACCCATACCCGACGCCATGATCACCGACCCGGCGTCCATCGTGGCATCGAGAGGCAGCGTCCGGCTGGCGCTCGTCGCCGCCCTGCAACACCTCTCCGCCCGACAACGGGCCGTGCTGCTCCTCCGTGACGTCCTCGCCTGGCCCGCCGCCGAGGTCGCGTCCCTGCTCGGCACGTCGGTCGCGGCCGTCAACAGCCTGCTCCAGCGGGCCCGGACGCAGGTCGCCGACGTCTCCGAGGACACCATCGCCGAGACGCCGGAGCAGCGCGGCGTCCTCGACCGCTTCGCCGCCGCCTTCGAAAACTCCGACGCCGCCCTGCTCAGCCGCCTGCTGGCCGAAGAGGTCACGCTGGAGATGCCGCCGCACAGCACCTGGTTCGCCGGCCACCACGCCGTCTCGACCTTCCTCGGACGAGTGGTCCGGACCGGCTCCTGGCGGCTGCTGCCCACCCGCGCCAACGGCCAGCCGGCCTTCGCCAGCTATCTCGACGGCCACGAGCACGGCATCACCGTGATTTCGCTGACCGAAGCCCGAATTGACCGTGTTGTGGCGTTCCAGGACCCGGACCTGTTCCGCCGGTTCGACTTCGGTCCTCACTGA
- a CDS encoding antibiotic biosynthesis monooxygenase: MPKSMMVRYRTTPEAAEENQRLVEAVYRELNADDPGGFRYATFRLADGVTFVHLVAYDSEDDNPLQRSAAFKEFQQDFASRAVESPEFTDVTLVGEYSPSVAG; the protein is encoded by the coding sequence GTGCCCAAGTCGATGATGGTCCGCTACCGCACCACGCCGGAGGCGGCCGAGGAGAACCAGCGCCTGGTCGAGGCGGTGTACCGGGAGCTCAACGCCGACGACCCCGGCGGCTTCCGCTACGCCACGTTCCGCCTGGCCGACGGCGTCACGTTCGTGCACCTCGTGGCGTACGACAGCGAGGACGACAACCCCTTGCAGCGGTCGGCCGCGTTCAAGGAGTTCCAGCAGGACTTCGCCAGCCGTGCCGTCGAGTCGCCGGAGTTCACCGACGTCACGCTGGTGGGTGAGTACAGCCCGTCGGTAGCCGGCTGA
- a CDS encoding MFS transporter codes for MTVNVNEDVRPRRGVIGNVLRGSIGNLIEWYDWYAYTAFSLYFAKVFFPAGDSTAQLLNTAGVFAVGFLMRPIGGWIMGRYADRHGRRAALTLSVAMMALGSLVIACTPGYASIGVAAPLLLVVARLTQGISVGGEYATSATYLSEVATPGKRGYYSSFQYVTLTAGQLVALGVQIILQNTLSSAEMASWGWRIAFVIGAFGAVIVMYLRATMDESEAYLSQSSGERGSLRVLLQHPKECLLVCGLTLGGTVAFYTYTTYLQKFMVNTSKIDINTVTWVNFLALLAFVVIQPLAGALSDRIGRRPLLLFFGIAGTLLTVPLLSVLAGTRTPALAFLIMLGSLVIVTGYTSINAIVKAELFPTNVRAMGVGLPYALTVAIFGGTAEYVALWLKQAGHETVFYYYVAGCILVSLIVYAVMRETTKESTLDG; via the coding sequence ATGACTGTGAACGTCAACGAGGACGTGCGGCCGCGGCGAGGCGTGATCGGCAACGTGCTGCGCGGGTCCATCGGCAATCTGATCGAATGGTACGACTGGTACGCGTACACCGCGTTCAGCCTGTACTTCGCCAAGGTGTTCTTCCCGGCGGGCGACTCCACCGCCCAGCTGCTCAACACCGCGGGCGTGTTCGCGGTCGGCTTCCTGATGCGGCCCATCGGCGGCTGGATCATGGGCCGCTACGCCGACCGGCACGGCCGCCGGGCGGCCCTGACGTTATCGGTGGCGATGATGGCGCTCGGGTCGCTGGTCATCGCCTGTACCCCCGGGTACGCCTCCATCGGGGTGGCCGCCCCCTTGCTGCTGGTGGTCGCACGGCTGACCCAGGGCATCTCGGTCGGCGGCGAGTACGCGACCTCGGCCACGTACCTGTCCGAGGTGGCGACGCCGGGCAAACGGGGCTACTACTCGAGTTTCCAGTACGTCACGCTGACCGCCGGGCAGCTGGTGGCGCTGGGCGTGCAGATCATCCTGCAGAACACGTTGTCGTCGGCCGAGATGGCGTCGTGGGGCTGGCGGATCGCCTTTGTCATCGGAGCTTTCGGCGCGGTCATCGTGATGTACCTGCGGGCGACCATGGACGAGTCGGAGGCGTACCTCAGCCAGTCGTCGGGCGAGCGGGGCAGCCTGCGGGTGCTGCTCCAGCACCCCAAGGAGTGCCTGCTGGTGTGCGGGCTGACCCTGGGCGGCACGGTCGCGTTCTACACCTACACGACGTACCTCCAGAAGTTCATGGTCAACACCAGCAAGATCGACATCAACACGGTGACCTGGGTGAACTTCCTGGCACTGCTGGCTTTCGTGGTGATCCAGCCGCTGGCCGGCGCGCTGTCCGACCGGATCGGCCGCCGCCCGCTGCTGCTGTTCTTCGGCATCGCCGGCACTCTGCTCACCGTGCCGCTGCTGTCGGTGCTGGCCGGCACCCGCACCCCGGCGCTGGCCTTCCTGATCATGCTCGGCTCGCTGGTGATCGTCACCGGGTACACGTCGATCAACGCCATCGTCAAGGCCGAGCTGTTCCCGACCAACGTGCGGGCCATGGGCGTCGGGCTGCCGTACGCGCTGACCGTGGCGATCTTCGGCGGCACCGCCGAGTACGTCGCGCTCTGGCTCAAGCAGGCCGGCCACGAGACGGTCTTCTACTACTACGTCGCCGGGTGCATTCTGGTGTCCCTGATCGTGTATGCGGTGATGCGGGAAACCACCAAGGAATCCACGCTGGATGGTTAG
- a CDS encoding TAXI family TRAP transporter solute-binding subunit — MKRRAFLAALAGALAAGCTATGPTRSLTIAAGEPQGFYLAFGRLLAAQINSAEPWLQCTAVETTASLANIDLLRTGKADLALVLADAARAADSAQPPFTTSVDLRALGRVYENYLQLVVLNDSPYTKLSDLDGHSISLGATGSGASLTGDRIIAAAGISPRVQHLPLADAVSALSARAIDALLWSGGVPTPALATLDSAVGIRLLPLDGVLPALRSRHGLLYEQLPVPSGGYRYVHQVPTIGVANLLVSLPTLPDNVAAAIVDVLIDRAGQLVPQEAIGTQFLDIQTLIGTADLPLHPGAAAAYRRHHG; from the coding sequence ATGAAGCGCCGCGCCTTCCTTGCCGCCTTGGCCGGCGCTCTCGCCGCCGGCTGCACCGCCACGGGGCCCACCCGGTCGCTGACCATCGCCGCCGGCGAGCCCCAGGGCTTCTATCTCGCCTTCGGCCGTCTGCTGGCCGCCCAGATCAACTCGGCCGAGCCCTGGCTTCAGTGCACCGCCGTGGAGACCACCGCCAGCCTGGCCAACATCGACCTGCTCCGCACCGGCAAGGCCGACCTCGCCCTCGTGCTCGCCGACGCCGCCCGCGCCGCCGACTCGGCCCAGCCGCCTTTCACCACGTCCGTCGACCTGCGAGCCCTCGGCCGCGTGTACGAGAACTATCTACAACTGGTCGTCCTCAACGACTCCCCGTACACCAAACTGTCCGATTTGGACGGTCACAGCATCTCACTCGGCGCCACCGGCTCCGGCGCATCCCTCACCGGCGACCGCATCATCGCCGCCGCCGGCATCAGTCCCCGTGTGCAGCATCTTCCTTTGGCCGACGCCGTTTCCGCTCTCTCCGCCCGCGCCATCGACGCCCTGCTCTGGTCCGGCGGCGTCCCCACCCCCGCCCTCGCCACCCTCGACTCCGCCGTCGGCATCCGCCTACTCCCCCTCGACGGCGTCCTCCCCGCCCTGCGCTCTCGTCACGGTCTGCTGTACGAGCAGCTCCCCGTCCCCTCCGGCGGTTACCGCTACGTCCACCAGGTCCCCACCATCGGCGTCGCCAACCTCCTCGTCAGCCTCCCCACCCTCCCCGACAACGTCGCCGCCGCCATCGTCGACGTCCTCATCGACCGCGCCGGCCAACTCGTCCCCCAGGAAGCCATCGGCACGCAGTTCCTCGACATCCAAACCCTCATCGGCACCGCCGACCTGCCCCTGCACCCCGGGGCGGCCGCCGCGTACCGACGGCATCACGGCTAG
- a CDS encoding sensor histidine kinase codes for MRTRLLVVLLAFSVTAVAAFAWPLLLVTARERTQQLSIGRTADLARFAGLAQQDDSAQLVSEVDRYSALYGEPVIVVNASRQVVVAAGLSVDDVAPVIDAALRNQPLPALDTVLPWSTSDVLVARPIGTGSRVIGAVVMRASVRAAAADVLRGWAWILSGAFAALVGCVLLALVVARWVLRPLAELSLGLRAVAAGQPHAHVRGRLGPRELRELASSFNRMSDAVSEAAEQQRRLISDASHQLRNPLAALRLRVDSLAPRVVPAGQSSYRSAVSEVERLESLLDSLLAMAHAEHTATRLAASPDPAVCVPAVVVLERLDAWSISASSAGVSLLPGDIDTSFEVHCPEHDLSQVLDVVLDNAIKYGGTSVTVSCTPSAITVVDDGPGLSAAEIPLATTRFWRSRRADHPGGSGLGLPIADRLITAWGGRLLLQVSEPSGLAVIIELPS; via the coding sequence ATGCGCACCCGGTTGTTGGTCGTGCTGCTGGCCTTCTCCGTCACGGCCGTGGCCGCCTTCGCCTGGCCGCTACTGTTGGTGACCGCCCGGGAGCGGACCCAGCAGCTGTCCATCGGGCGGACCGCCGACCTGGCCCGGTTCGCCGGGCTGGCCCAGCAGGACGACTCCGCGCAGCTGGTCAGCGAGGTCGACCGGTACAGCGCTCTCTACGGCGAGCCGGTCATCGTCGTCAACGCTTCGCGGCAGGTGGTCGTCGCCGCCGGGCTGTCCGTCGACGATGTCGCGCCCGTGATCGACGCCGCCTTGCGCAACCAGCCGTTGCCCGCCTTGGACACCGTGTTGCCCTGGTCCACTTCGGACGTTCTCGTCGCCCGTCCCATCGGCACCGGCTCCCGGGTCATCGGCGCTGTCGTCATGCGGGCCTCGGTGCGTGCCGCCGCTGCCGACGTCCTTCGCGGTTGGGCGTGGATCCTCTCCGGCGCTTTCGCCGCCCTGGTCGGCTGTGTGCTGTTGGCCCTCGTCGTCGCCCGTTGGGTCCTTCGGCCGTTGGCCGAGCTCTCCCTCGGCCTCCGCGCCGTCGCCGCCGGCCAGCCCCATGCCCACGTTCGTGGCCGTCTCGGCCCTCGTGAACTCCGTGAGCTGGCATCGTCGTTCAACCGCATGTCCGACGCCGTCAGCGAGGCCGCCGAGCAGCAGCGCCGCCTCATTTCCGACGCTTCCCACCAGCTCCGCAACCCTTTGGCCGCACTGCGTCTGCGCGTCGACTCCCTCGCCCCCCGCGTCGTCCCCGCCGGCCAGTCCTCCTACCGCTCCGCCGTTTCCGAGGTGGAGCGTTTGGAGTCCCTTTTGGACAGTCTGTTGGCCATGGCCCACGCCGAGCACACCGCCACCCGCCTCGCCGCCTCCCCCGACCCTGCCGTCTGCGTGCCGGCCGTAGTCGTCCTCGAACGCCTTGACGCCTGGTCCATCTCCGCTTCTTCCGCCGGCGTCTCCTTGCTCCCCGGCGACATCGACACCTCTTTCGAGGTCCACTGCCCCGAGCACGACCTCAGCCAGGTCCTCGACGTCGTCCTCGACAACGCCATCAAGTACGGCGGCACTTCGGTGACCGTGTCGTGCACGCCGTCCGCCATCACCGTCGTCGACGACGGTCCCGGTTTGTCCGCGGCGGAGATCCCCCTCGCCACCACCCGCTTCTGGCGCTCCCGCCGCGCCGACCACCCCGGAGGCAGCGGCCTTGGCCTCCCCATCGCCGACCGCCTGATCACCGCGTGGGGCGGCCGTTTGTTGTTGCAGGTCAGCGAACCCTCCGGCCTGGCCGTGATCATCGAGCTGCCGTCATGA
- a CDS encoding class I SAM-dependent methyltransferase, which yields MEPTDLSARIFQHAVGALELYTMYLGERLGYYRALADGPLTSAELAARTGTAERYAREWLEHHAAAGLVEVVEPGRYLLPEGHVPVLADPSSLMFATSMSIELVRASRRLGDVVDAFRTGGAPTPMSWEPEGRWPSNKPVFMNLLGQEWLPSIPDVHKRLSTSARVADIACGLGWSSIAMALAYPEITVHGLDFDAQAIESAARSAEESGVADRVRFSAADAAGLDGHYDLVTIIEALHDMSHPVAVLSAARKSLADGGFVLVIDERTDPEPTTPASQREQYLYGWSVISCLPDAMDAPDSAATGTVMRPETVRRYAAEAGFATVELLPIGADKWSFYLLSD from the coding sequence ATGGAGCCGACCGACCTGTCCGCCCGGATCTTCCAGCACGCCGTGGGCGCACTGGAGCTGTACACGATGTATCTCGGCGAGCGCCTCGGCTACTACCGGGCGCTCGCCGACGGCCCGCTGACGTCGGCGGAGCTGGCCGCGCGGACCGGCACGGCCGAGCGGTACGCCCGCGAGTGGCTGGAGCACCACGCCGCCGCCGGCCTGGTCGAGGTGGTCGAGCCGGGCCGGTACCTGCTGCCCGAGGGGCATGTTCCGGTGCTCGCCGACCCGTCGAGCCTGATGTTCGCCACCTCGATGAGCATCGAGCTCGTCCGGGCGTCACGACGGCTCGGCGACGTGGTCGACGCGTTCCGGACCGGCGGCGCGCCGACGCCGATGAGCTGGGAGCCGGAGGGCCGCTGGCCGTCCAACAAGCCGGTGTTCATGAACCTGCTCGGCCAGGAATGGCTGCCGTCCATTCCGGACGTCCACAAGCGACTGTCCACTTCGGCCCGTGTCGCCGATATCGCCTGTGGTCTCGGCTGGTCGAGCATCGCGATGGCGCTGGCCTACCCGGAGATCACCGTGCACGGTCTCGACTTCGACGCGCAGGCGATCGAGTCGGCCGCCCGCAGCGCCGAGGAGTCCGGCGTCGCCGACCGGGTGCGGTTCTCCGCCGCCGACGCGGCCGGCCTCGACGGCCACTACGACCTGGTCACGATCATCGAGGCACTGCACGACATGTCACACCCGGTAGCCGTGCTCAGCGCCGCCAGAAAGTCGTTGGCCGACGGCGGTTTCGTGCTCGTAATCGATGAGCGGACCGATCCGGAGCCGACCACCCCGGCCTCCCAGCGCGAGCAGTACCTGTACGGCTGGAGCGTGATCTCCTGCCTGCCCGACGCCATGGACGCGCCCGATTCCGCCGCCACCGGCACCGTGATGCGGCCGGAGACCGTGCGCCGGTACGCGGCCGAGGCCGGTTTCGCCACCGTCGAGCTGCTGCCCATCGGCGCCGACAAGTGGTCGTTCTACCTGCTGTCCGACTGA
- a CDS encoding zinc-binding dehydrogenase: MRAIMARRFGRPDVLVPTDLPTPEPAAGELLVDVELAGVGWLDTLIRSGHGPAAFPVTPPYVPGGAVAGRVSAVGEGVDIGWLHARVITRAPAGGYVEAAVSRPEECYLVPPGLDLADALAVLDDGSTAVALLERTPVHAGEKVLIAPGVGGLGSLLVQLLVQAGATVIAGVRGGEKAAIAEKLGAQPVDYSEPGWPGRLPAGVDVVFDGIGGDVGSAALALLVNGGRFSAYGMVAGGETVVGETDRSRLKATVGMAQLPEFWADTPRRVQHVLTEAAAGRLTPIIGRTYPLAEAAAAHADIEARRFVGKILLTT, translated from the coding sequence ATGAGAGCGATCATGGCGAGGCGGTTCGGTCGGCCGGACGTGCTCGTGCCGACCGACCTGCCCACGCCGGAACCGGCGGCCGGCGAGCTGCTGGTGGACGTGGAACTGGCCGGGGTGGGCTGGCTGGACACGCTGATCAGGTCGGGCCACGGGCCGGCGGCGTTCCCGGTGACGCCGCCGTACGTGCCGGGTGGCGCGGTGGCGGGCCGGGTGTCGGCGGTCGGTGAGGGGGTGGACATCGGCTGGTTGCACGCCCGCGTGATCACGCGAGCGCCGGCCGGTGGCTACGTGGAGGCGGCGGTGTCACGGCCGGAAGAGTGCTACCTGGTGCCGCCGGGTCTGGACCTGGCCGACGCCCTGGCGGTGCTGGACGACGGCAGCACGGCGGTCGCGCTGCTGGAGCGAACTCCGGTCCACGCGGGGGAAAAGGTGCTGATCGCGCCGGGTGTGGGTGGCCTCGGCAGCCTGTTGGTGCAGCTCCTGGTCCAGGCCGGCGCCACGGTGATCGCCGGGGTGCGCGGCGGCGAGAAGGCGGCTATCGCGGAGAAGCTGGGCGCCCAGCCAGTTGACTACTCGGAGCCGGGCTGGCCGGGTCGTCTCCCGGCCGGCGTCGACGTGGTCTTTGACGGCATCGGTGGCGACGTGGGGTCCGCGGCGTTGGCACTGCTGGTCAACGGTGGCCGGTTCTCGGCCTACGGCATGGTCGCCGGCGGCGAGACGGTGGTCGGCGAGACCGACCGCAGTCGTCTCAAGGCGACAGTGGGTATGGCGCAGCTGCCGGAGTTCTGGGCCGACACGCCGCGACGGGTGCAGCACGTGCTGACCGAGGCCGCGGCCGGTCGGCTGACGCCGATCATCGGCCGGACCTACCCGCTGGCCGAGGCCGCGGCGGCGCACGCCGACATCGAGGCCCGCCGGTTCGTGGGCAAGATCCTGCTGACGACCTGA
- a CDS encoding GNAT family N-acetyltransferase — protein sequence MHREAERVEAAFVTECLSEGIVTYRVGGGVVAKATPDPGHFWTRAFAFDRPLTDEEMLSILDFHQGAGELQLAPWAFPPGWERIRRSHGLIEADPWVKVACDIGQARCDDSAFPITEIGAIQADEWAGVIAGGFGLGPHLRPTLAASVGKPGARHFIAWDGAQAVGAACLYQQGELGYLTTTATVASHRGRGIQSALISRRVKEAAAAGCQRLVAETGQPAPGRPNPSFGNLTRAGLRPLHVRRNFQSDSR from the coding sequence GTGCACCGGGAAGCCGAGCGGGTGGAAGCGGCCTTCGTGACGGAGTGCCTGTCCGAAGGCATTGTGACGTATCGGGTCGGCGGCGGGGTGGTGGCCAAGGCGACGCCGGACCCGGGGCATTTCTGGACACGGGCGTTCGCCTTCGACCGGCCGCTCACGGACGAGGAGATGCTGTCGATCCTGGATTTCCACCAGGGCGCGGGCGAACTTCAGTTGGCGCCCTGGGCCTTTCCGCCGGGATGGGAGCGGATCCGCCGGTCTCACGGCCTGATCGAGGCGGACCCGTGGGTGAAGGTGGCCTGCGACATCGGCCAAGCCCGATGCGACGACAGTGCGTTCCCGATCACCGAGATCGGCGCGATCCAGGCCGACGAGTGGGCCGGCGTCATCGCCGGCGGGTTCGGCCTCGGCCCGCATCTCCGGCCAACTTTGGCGGCGTCGGTGGGAAAACCGGGCGCACGGCACTTCATCGCCTGGGATGGAGCGCAGGCCGTTGGTGCGGCATGCCTTTACCAGCAAGGAGAACTAGGTTACCTGACCACAACGGCCACCGTGGCGTCACACCGCGGCCGTGGCATCCAGTCGGCGCTGATCAGCCGCCGCGTCAAGGAAGCCGCGGCGGCTGGGTGTCAACGCCTGGTCGCCGAAACCGGACAGCCGGCTCCCGGTCGGCCGAACCCGTCGTTCGGCAACCTGACCAGGGCCGGCCTGCGGCCACTGCACGTACGGCGGAACTTTCAGTCGGACAGCAGGTAG
- a CDS encoding response regulator transcription factor gives MRVLLVEDDDGVGDALVEALSAAGHRPTRARRGADALTGHHQADLVLLDLGLPDLHGLDVLRKLRKVTDLPVLVLTAHGDERSVVRGLRLGADDYLVKPVRLAELLARMEAVSRRAAARATPPPSVVEIGDVRIDLHARQVYVAGALVPLTSKEFDVLAVLAVRHGAAVSRQLLMDEVWGDAYLAISRSLDVHVAQLRAKLRRPGLLTTIRNFGYRLG, from the coding sequence GTGCGTGTGCTACTGGTCGAGGACGACGACGGCGTCGGCGACGCCCTGGTCGAGGCGCTGTCGGCGGCCGGCCACCGGCCGACCCGGGCCCGGCGCGGCGCCGACGCGCTGACCGGGCACCACCAGGCCGACCTGGTGCTGCTCGACCTCGGCCTGCCCGACCTGCACGGCCTTGACGTGCTGCGCAAGCTGCGGAAGGTCACCGACCTGCCGGTGCTGGTGCTGACCGCGCACGGCGACGAGCGTTCCGTCGTGCGCGGCCTGCGCCTCGGGGCCGACGACTACCTGGTCAAGCCCGTCCGGCTGGCCGAGCTGCTGGCCCGGATGGAGGCCGTGTCCCGGCGGGCGGCGGCTCGGGCCACGCCGCCGCCGTCCGTCGTGGAGATCGGCGACGTGCGGATCGACCTTCACGCGCGTCAGGTGTATGTCGCCGGTGCCCTGGTTCCGTTGACCTCCAAGGAGTTCGACGTGCTGGCTGTGTTGGCCGTGCGGCACGGGGCCGCCGTCAGCCGGCAGCTGCTGATGGACGAGGTGTGGGGCGACGCGTACCTGGCGATCTCGCGGTCGCTGGACGTGCACGTCGCTCAGCTGCGGGCCAAGCTTCGGCGGCCGGGCCTGCTGACCACCATCCGTAACTTCGGCTACCGGCTCGGTTGA